The window ATCTCATGGGACACTCGGCCGGCGCGCATCACGTGGCCATCTTGGCGACGAACGAACGTTTCTTAAAAGCCGCAGGCAAGGAACTGTCGATCCTCAACAGCGTGGTCGAACTCGACACCCAGGCGCTTGATGTGCTAGGCATGATGACCGGCACCAAGAATGCCACTTATGTCCAGGCATTCGGCAAAGAAGAAAGCCGGTGGCGACAAGTCTCGCCCTTGCACCACGTCGCAGTGGGCAAAGGAATTCCGCCGTTCTTACTGGTCGTAGCGGACAACCGCGAGCAAAAACTTCAGCAAGCGGCCGCATTCCAGAAGTCCCTGCAGACCGCCGACGTGCGCTGCGAATTCGTCGAGGCACCGGAACACAACCACGGCTCGCTCAACCGCGCGATCGGTGAGCCGAACGATAAGGTCACCCAGGCGATGGAGAGGTTCCATGATTCCGTTCGCCGTTTGAAAACTTCGCCCGCTGCTCCGGACGACAAGGATGATTTCAGCTGGCAGCCGTCGCTGAAGTTTGATGCCGAGAAGACCAAGGAAGGCCCGCTGCCCGTGAACGCCATGCAGCTTGTCGTGCATCGTGGCAAGCTGTTCTGCGGCATGGCAACCTCGTTTGAGCGTGACCGATATTCCCGCAGCAGTTCCTATATCTACTCGAAGGCCAGCGCCGATGCTCCATGGAAGCTGGAGATCGATTTCGGTCCCGGCACCTCGCGGGTTGGACAGATGTTTTCTGCACGCTTCGAGAATGATGGTGATGGTCAGCCGATTGAGGGTGGTCCGCAGGAGATCCTGGTCGCGTTTACAATGAGTTTGGCTGGTCGCCGCGGCAAGGCACCGCTGCAGGTGCGCGTGCGTGACGATGCCACCGGCCAATGGCTCACCGTCGACCTTCCCACGCCCAAAGTCGCCGGCTCGAATGTCCGCGAAGTCTGGCTTCACCGCGATAGCGTCAGCGGCGCGGACCTCTTATTTGTCGGCGCAAACCCGTCGCCGCTTGGTATTTTCTCGGGCAGCTACGACCCCAAGGCACCCGGCCGCATCCGTTGGAAGACAACACCGGAAATCTCCGCTCAGGGTCGACGTGGCACCAGCAAGTGGTTTGGCATGGCGTCGGTCAACGGTGCGCTATTCGCCTCTGACGTGGATTCCGTTTTTCGCCGCGTGGATGGCCCCCAGCCGCGCTGGGTGAAGGTGCTGCAATTCCCGCGTGGTGTCGGTGACGAAGGCGGCGCGGAGGTCCGCGGATTGACGGCTGTCCCCAATCCGCAGAGCCTCACCGCTTGGCCCGAAGAGGAGATGCTCGTCCTCGCGACCCAGATGAAGATCTGGCGCATGCGGGTTCCGGCCGATGCGGACGAGACCCACGGACACACGGCCGAACTCGATTTGCTTCCTTGGCTCGGCCAGCGGCTTGGCGAGCCAGTGATTTTCGCCGAATCCGCCTTCAACCACCTCACACCTTTTCAGACTGCGTCGGATGCCACGCCTTTGTGGCCCATCGGTTTCCAAATTGTCTATCCCGTCCCCGGCAAGAAACTGTCAACGCGCGACCCAGATTCTTATCGCCTGAAAGATGATGTTTGGTTTCTTTTGAGAGATGTGCAGGCGAACTACACGTTGCATCGGATTGACAGCGATGCCCGCCTCTTTCTAGCACGAGATTTCAAGCCATCGCCGTTCGCCAACGAACCGCACATCCTGTATGCCTGCGGCTACAACGGTTCGCACTTCAAAGGCTCACTCGGCACGGCATGGGTTTACAGAGGCGCACTGTCGGAACCCAACAGGCCCCCCCGGTAGACATCCTGCTCGACAACATGAAAACACAACTGGCTTTCCTGCTCGCTTTGACGTTCGCCACCTCCGCTCTGGCACAACCGCCCGTTCCCGGTGCACGCTTGTCGCGTTTGGGCGAGAACAGTGACGGCGTGAACGCCGCGCCGTCCCTGAAACCCCAATTCGTGAAGGACTATTTCCCCGGTACAGTGGATGTCGCGGGGGAACCGCTGGCCGGAACCGAGACAATGAGCTTTGCGGTGCACGCCGGAAAATTGTTCGCCGGACTGGGCAATCGCAATCTCCCTGACGACGCTTCGGTGAAGGTGGGCGCCCAGGTAATCGTGAAGGACAGTGAGAACGCCGCATGGCGTTTGGAACACCAGTTCGAGAGCACGGCCCCGCGCGTCAACGCACTGACCTCGGCCACATTCACGACCGACTCCCTGGGCAATCCCTTGAAGGACACCACGAAAATGCTGGTTGCCGCTCCTTCCGATGCCAGCAGCGATACGGACGACGAGGCTTTACGCTGGGCGACCGCCTGGACGCGAGATGATGTTTCCGGAGATTGGACCGAAACACGGGTTTACTCCGCCGAACGACGCAAGCCTGCCTGTCGCTCCTTCGGCGTGTATCGCGATCCGGTAACGAAGGTCTGCCATCTGTTTGCCGGAACTTCCCACGGATCAATTCATCGCGCGGTTTACGATCCTGCCGCCCCAGGACGCCTTATTTGGAACGAGTCGGCCGAGTTAGACAATGTCGGTCGTGTCGTGGCATTTGCCGAGTGCAACGGGAGCCTCTACGCCGCCTGCGGTTTGCGGCGGACACGCGAGGGCATCACGGGGGGAATCTATCGACGCAAAAATGGTCCGAATGCACACTGGGAGTGCGTTTTTCAAGGGCCCTGGCCTGCACGGCGTGGGGGTGCCGACGAGGCTTTGCTGATGCGTGGGCTGACTGCCGTGCCGGCGCCCGACGGCGATGGTGAAGTACTACTCGGAAGCCGCGCCCAGGCTGGTGTCATCGAGCGAATCGATCCCCATGCGGAATACGCCGTGACCGTTGAACTGGATCTGCGCGAGCATTTCGCCAAGGTCTGGAACCTTCCGGAATACCGACGCGCCGCTCTCTCGGCCTACAACACGATGACCCCGTGGAAGAATTCGGAAAGCGGCGAACAAGTGCATCTTGTCGGTGTGGCGGTCCTTCACCCGACGCTCGCTGACACGCCGCCTCACAACGGCGCTTGGTACCTTGTTCGTCACGCTGACGGACGCTACTCGACCGGATACATCGACGATAACGAGCATCCGGTTGCCTCCGGCACGAACCTTCGTGGTACGCGCGCGATGATTACGTCGCCATTCGACAACACCACCGTCTTTGCGGGCGGAGGCGACATTGGCAAACAAATCTCTCTCAATACCGCTTGGATTTATCAGAGCACAATCTCAGATGACGAAAAATGAACATGAAAACCCGACTTTGCTCCCTGAGCATGATCGTACTGGCTGCACTGTCAATCGATACCGCCTGGGCTCAATCGATGGTCGAGCGTTTTGACCAGCTCGATCGTAATCGAGACGGCAAGGTCACACGCGAGGAAACGGCGGACGCATCGTGGTTTGACCGCATGCTGCGGGGACTCGACCGCAATCGCAACGGCGTCCTTGAGCGAAACGAAGCTGCCGGTAGAGGACGACCGCGAGGAAGCGATCAAACGGGCGATTGGCAGATGCCAGGGATGCCCGAGCACGCTGCACATCGGGATATTCGGTACGCCGAAATCGAAGGTGTTGATCCGAATTTTCTCAGCCTCGATCTCTACGTCCCCAAAAATATCGATACATCGACGCCGTGCCCCGTGATGGTGATGATCCACGGTGGCGGTTGGCGTGGAGGCAACAAGACGAATCCGACCATTGTTGGCAGTAAGATGCGACACTTTGTGGGCCAGGGTTACATCTATGCGAGCATCAATTACCGGCTTTCGCCGCAAACGCCGGACGGCGAGGGCGTGCAACATCCGGTCCATGCCCAAGACTGTGCCAGGGCCATCGCCTGGATTCACGATCACATCGTTGACTACGGCGGCGACGCCAATCAGTTGCATCTCATGGGCCATTCGGCGGGTGGGCATCTCGCGGCAATTCTCGGCACCAACGAAAGCTTTCTCAAAGCCGAGGAAAAGGACCTGTTGCTTCTGAAAACCAACGTTCTGCTCGATCCGGCTGCAATCGATATTCCGGGCTACCTGAAATCGGTGGATGGGCGGGGGATGACGGCTCTCTACCAGAACGCCTTCGGCAAGGAGAAAGCAAACCATCGGGACGCCTCTCCACAGGATCATGTCGAAGCCGGAAAGAACATTCCTCCGACCCTTCTCTTTTACGCAAGTGAGCGGATGGCGCTCGATCAGTTTGGATGTATCTTTGCCAAGTCGCTCACCGAGGCGGGTTCGCCATCCCGTGCGGTGGATACCGTTTCTCTGGAGCACGGCCAGATCAATTCGCATATCGGAATGATTGACGAGCCGATGACGAAACTGATCATGCGGCTGCACGCCGGCGAGGACGCGTCGAAATTCCCGGCCGTCTTGCCGAAGCTCGACGAAGCGCCTCATGAAAACGACCGCGCGGAGAACGAGGGTGACCACGAGCATGATCTAAACGGACTCGTCCGCTTCACCCGCGACTACGTGCCCGGCACGCGTGATGCGAATGGACAGTTGATGGGAGGCACCGAAACCCTGCGGTTCGTCGCCCATGACGGAAAGCTGTTCGCGGGCAACGGATTTTGGACCGATCAGCCCGGCGATGACCCAAGTCCCGGCGCACAGATCCTCGTCAAAAGAGGCCCGAACGACCCGT of the Novipirellula artificiosorum genome contains:
- a CDS encoding carboxylesterase family protein, with protein sequence MKRLVTITALCCLLAIPSTSTFAQAPAADGERFQQFDRNGDGKIAADELDMPVVFKAADKNRDGFVTPDEFVGYLQQRQGDGRGKMSRRRAPVSAAAAEGLHIKRNIRYRETSGVEPNLHSLDIYTPKDAKNLPVMIYIHGGGWKRGDKAAVGSKPAYFCSRDWVFVSLNYRFVPAVDLLTQLQDSADAIAWVHKHIADHGGDPQQLHLMGHSAGAHHVAILATNERFLKAAGKELSILNSVVELDTQALDVLGMMTGTKNATYVQAFGKEESRWRQVSPLHHVAVGKGIPPFLLVVADNREQKLQQAAAFQKSLQTADVRCEFVEAPEHNHGSLNRAIGEPNDKVTQAMERFHDSVRRLKTSPAAPDDKDDFSWQPSLKFDAEKTKEGPLPVNAMQLVVHRGKLFCGMATSFERDRYSRSSSYIYSKASADAPWKLEIDFGPGTSRVGQMFSARFENDGDGQPIEGGPQEILVAFTMSLAGRRGKAPLQVRVRDDATGQWLTVDLPTPKVAGSNVREVWLHRDSVSGADLLFVGANPSPLGIFSGSYDPKAPGRIRWKTTPEISAQGRRGTSKWFGMASVNGALFASDVDSVFRRVDGPQPRWVKVLQFPRGVGDEGGAEVRGLTAVPNPQSLTAWPEEEMLVLATQMKIWRMRVPADADETHGHTAELDLLPWLGQRLGEPVIFAESAFNHLTPFQTASDATPLWPIGFQIVYPVPGKKLSTRDPDSYRLKDDVWFLLRDVQANYTLHRIDSDARLFLARDFKPSPFANEPHILYACGYNGSHFKGSLGTAWVYRGALSEPNRPPR
- a CDS encoding alpha/beta hydrolase fold domain-containing protein translates to MKTRLCSLSMIVLAALSIDTAWAQSMVERFDQLDRNRDGKVTREETADASWFDRMLRGLDRNRNGVLERNEAAGRGRPRGSDQTGDWQMPGMPEHAAHRDIRYAEIEGVDPNFLSLDLYVPKNIDTSTPCPVMVMIHGGGWRGGNKTNPTIVGSKMRHFVGQGYIYASINYRLSPQTPDGEGVQHPVHAQDCARAIAWIHDHIVDYGGDANQLHLMGHSAGGHLAAILGTNESFLKAEEKDLLLLKTNVLLDPAAIDIPGYLKSVDGRGMTALYQNAFGKEKANHRDASPQDHVEAGKNIPPTLLFYASERMALDQFGCIFAKSLTEAGSPSRAVDTVSLEHGQINSHIGMIDEPMTKLIMRLHAGEDASKFPAVLPKLDEAPHENDRAENEGDHEHDLNGLVRFTRDYVPGTRDANGQLMGGTETLRFVAHDGKLFAGNGFWTDQPGDDPSPGAQILVKRGPNDPWEVSRSFAGTVRINAMESFTFTTDHSGKKLDDPVTLLLADAGLVRARRSGRLRCLVHDDATGKWEESLITPNGPRAYIRAFGSHRDAETGIEHAYAGTGAGEIYRGGFDLAAPGRIRWNAEPEYANPDFDGGAFKRCQGFTVANGKLYASVSPRLLERQDGLKPKWKEVFRWNPEQRAGAGLRGITAVPAPSGEHEVIIGSREQEGRILRIDPMRDYAVTDELNSRDFFDSQFGNFRGGRLVAYNRFVPGVHPATGAPIHWLTAHGVRAGDVQAAWLLIRHSDGHYEPVRVFDRALASHPVLVSTRTIEFAPWNDREFYIGGYDGAANNRTNHNTAWIFKGTLMSTND